The genome window GGTCAGGTGCGGGTGGCCGGCGAAGGTAATGCCGAACATGTCCCAGACTTCGCGCTCGTACCAGTTGGCGTTTGGCCAGATGTGCGTGCAGGTCGGCAGGTTCAGGTCGTTCTCGGCAAGCGCGACCTTGATCATCACATCGCTGTTCCGCTCGATCGACAGCAGGTGATAGAACACGCTGAAATCAGCCGCCGGCAGTCCCCGGCGCTGGGTGCGCAGGCGCTCGTCCATGCCATGCAGGTCATAGAGCATGACGTAAGGACGGGGCAGGTTGCGCAGGAAAGCCAGAACCTCAACGAGCTTTTCGCGGGCTACCCAGATCACCGGCATGCCGGTACGCGTGCTCTGGATGCACAGGGCCTCGGCGCCGAAATGCTGGTTCAGCTCAACGACAACTGCTGGGTCATCGGATTGATAGGGTGGAACGAGCAGCGCAGTGTTTGCAGTCATGGTTCTCGGTCGCTATTGGTCAACTGAAGAATGCAAGTCCGGTCTGTCGGCCAGGCTTCAAACTTCGTCGGGGCTGCGCAGGTTGGTAACCTTGATGCGCTCTTCGCGGCGCTGTTCTTTTTGCGAGGGCATTTCGGCCCGGTATACACCCTGGTCGCCGACCACCCAGGACAGCGGGCGGCGCTCCTTGCCAATCGACTCCTGCAACAGCATCAGGCCTTGCAGAAAAGCTTCAGGGCGTGGCGGGCAGCCGGGGATGTAGACGTCCACCGGCAGAAACTTGTCGACACCCTGGACTACCGAGTAGATGTCATACATGCCGCCGGAGTTGGCGCATGAACCCATGGAAATCACCCACTTGGGCTCGAGCATCTGTTCATACAGGCGCTGGATTACCGGTGCCATTTTGATAAAGCAGGTGCCGGCGATAACCATGAAGTCGGCCTGGCGGGGTGACGCGCGGATAACCTCGGCCCCGAAGCGGGCGATGTCATGCGGTGCGGTAAAGGCCGTGGTCATCTCTACGTAGCAGCAGGAGAGGCCGAAGTTGTAGGGCCACAGCGAGTTCTTGCGCCCCCAGTTGATCGCGCCATGCAGAACATCCTCGAGTTTCCCCATATAGATGTTCTTGTGTACCTGGTCTTCCAGCAACGGGTCTGAAACCGTTTCCCGCTTGCCGATCGGGTACTGCTCGTTGGGCGCATCCGGATCAATACGGGTGAGATTGTAGTGCATTACAAAAACCTCATTGTTTCAGCTTCGCCTGCCGATTGCGGCGTGCTTCGGGAGCCCAGTCGAGAGCCCCGATACGCCAGAGATAGACAAGACCTGCCAACAGAATTGCGATAAAGATAGTGGCCTCGATCAGGCCGGCCCAGCCGCTTTCGCGCACTGAAACGGCCCAGGCAAACAGAAACAGGGCTTCAACGTCGAAGATGACGAAGAGCATGGCAACCAGATAGAACTTGGCGGAAAAACGCAGGCGGGCGGTGCCGGTTGGCAGCATGCCGGACTCGAAGGGATCATTTTTGCTGCGCCCCCAGGCTTTGCTGCCGAGCAGGCTGGAAACACCGAGCATGAAGCCGATCAGGGCAAACACGCCGAGCAGAAAGACGGCAAAACCCCAGTTGTGGGTCAGTACGCTGCTGGCTTCACTCATCATGACCATCCCTTGTGCCATCGTATTGATTCAGGCAGATGCTGCGTGTGGCACGTAACTACCTGTATAGAAAAGAAAACAGGCTTAAAATTTCCTGGACGATTCTACTTGCCCGAAGGCATGTTAGTAAATGTGTCAAAGCGACTTCTTCATCTATCCGAAGTCCGGTGCAATGGCTGAATTCCGGGGTAAATGGCTGTGTAAGCTTAACCGGAATAGGTGGATTAGCCAGTCATTTGCAGGCATTTGGCCTTGTGCGCCGGCAAGCCATAGACAAAAAAGCCCCGGTATCGCTACCGGGGCCTTGGTGTTGCCTGCTCAACCAGAAATCGCTTTCCGGTTGAGTGAGCCAGTGCTTATCAGCTGAACTGGTTCATGGTGTTGTCTTTACCACCGGCTTTCAGAGCGGCTTCGCCAGCGAAGTACTCTTTGTGGGCGTCGCCGATGTCGGAACCGGACATGTTCTGGTGCTTGACGCAGGCGATACCCTGACGGATCTCCTGGCGCTGAACACCTTTCACGTAGGCCAGCATGCCCTGGTCTGCGAAGTAACCTTTGGCCAGGTTGTCGGTGGACAGCGCGGCGGTGTGGTAGGTCGGCAGGGTGATCAGGTGGTGGAAGATACCTGCCTGGGCCGAAGCATCGCGCTGGAAGGTGCGGATCTTCTCGTCAGCAACCTGAGACAGTTCGCTTTCGTCGTACTCGACGCTCATCAGGTTGGCGCGGTCGTAGGCGGAAACGTCCTTGCCTTCAGCGGCGAAGGCATCAAATACCTGCTGACGGAAGTTCAGGGTCCAGTTGAACGATGGGCTGTTGTTGTACACCAGCTTGGCGTTCGGGATGGTTTTACGGATTTCGTTAACCATGGCTGCGATCTGGCCAACGTGCGGCTTCTCGGTCTCGATCCACAGCATGTCAGCGCCGTTCTGCAGCGAAGTGATGCTGTCCAGTACGCAACGTGCCTCACCGGTGCCAGAGCGGAACTGGAACAGGTTGGAAGGCAGGCGCTTGGGACGCAGCAGCTTGCCGCCACGGTTGATCACGACGTCGCCGTTGCCCAGATCGGCAGCAGAAACTTCTTCGCAATCGAGGAAGGAGTTGTACTGGTCGCCCAGGTCGCCCGGCTCTTTGGTCACGGCGATTTGCTTGGTCAGGCCGGCACCCAGGGAGTCGGTACGCGCAACGATTACACCGTTGTCGATGCCCAGCTCAAGGAAGGCGTAACGCACGGCGTTGATCTTGGCGATAAAGTCGGCGTGAGGAACGGTTACTTTACCGTCCTGGTGACCGCACTGCTTCTCGTCGGAAACCTGGTTCTCGATCTGGATGCAGCAAGCGCCTGCTTCGATCATGCGCTTGGCCAGCAGATAGGTGGCTTCCGGGTTGCCGAAACCGGCGTCGATGTCAGCAATGATCGGCACTACGTGGGTTTCGTAGTTGTCGATCTGGTTCTGCAGGTCAGCGGCTTTGGCGCTGTCGCCAGCGGCGCGGGCAGCGTCCAGTGCGGTGAACAGCAGGTCCAGTTCGCGGGCGTCAGCCTGGCGCAGGAAGGTGTACAGCTCTTCGATCAGGGCAGAAACCGAAGTTTTCTCGTGCATCGACTGGTCTGGCAGCGGACCGAATTCCGAACGCAGGGCAGCAACCATCCAGCCGGACAGGTAGAGGTAGCGCTTGTTGGTGGTCTTCAGGTGCTTTTTGATCGAGATCAGCTTCTGCTGGCCGATGAAACCGTGCCAGCAACCCAGCGACTGGGTGTAGACGGAAGAGTCAGCATCGTACTCGGCCATGTCTTTGCGCATGATGTCGGCAGTGTACTGAGCGATTTCCAGACCGGTCTTGAAGCGGTTCTGGGCGCGCATGCGGGCTACGGACTCGGGGTCGATAGCGCTCCAGCTGCTGCCGGCGGCTGCTTTAAGGGCGGCAACGGCTTTGATGTCGTTTTGATATGCGGACATGGTCAATCCTTCAAAGTGTGAGTGTGGTTAGGCACCGGTTTCCCGCAAGAGCCGTTGTTCCAACGAGGTTGCACACTGTAGGTCGCGAAGTCATGACTGGTTCGGCGTGTCTGCCGGAGAGGGGGTGTACGAACGGCAGGATGACGATCATTCAGAAGTGAGGGTGTCACTCTTCGCTAATCAGGCGAACGCCTTGCGGCTTGAAGATCTGTGGGTCATTCCGGCTGCTACGTTAAACGCTTCCCCGTCCCTCGGGACAACTTCGTTCCAGTCGCAACCTCGTCGAACTGCCTTGTGGGCCTGGTAAGACACAGATCACAGCGAGGGTTATCGCTGCAATCCGGAGGGCCTCTAGGGTCCTCTGGCTAGCGGGAGCGGGGCAATAATGCGCTTGCAGCTGGCATTCGTCAAACGTTTTGTAGTGTTTTTTTTCCACTACTACATAATTTTTGGCCAGAGCATTCGCAGGCTTTTCAGGGGGCAACTTCGACTTTGATGCGCATCGACATATCGTCTGCACTGCCCGAGGTGGAGCGTTGCAGGAAGCCCGAATCCTGCCCCTGGCTCTGGCTGCTGACGCCGCCCAGTGAAATCCATTCGCCAAGGCGGCCGTTGACTCGCGTATCGGTGCTCTGCACGTTGATTACGCCCGGCTGCGAGCGGCTCAGGCTGTCGTTGTTGCTGCGAATGCTGAGGTTGACCCGGTCGCCCGAAACCGTGGCGGTAACCAGGAAGCCACTGGTGACATTCCGGTACTGGGTGTTCTGGATGGTCTGGCCGTAGGGTCCGCTGCTGGTGGTCCTGAGAGGCACGCTCTGGCCCACCTGGATCAGCGCGGGATAGCCCTCTGTGGCCTGCACCTGTTGCACGCCGCCACTGTTGCTGGTGCTTTTGTTGTTGATGATGCGGACCTGGTCCTTGCCATTGATTTCGCCGCGTCCGGCAATGATCTCGACATTGCCTGCACTGGCCGAGCCGTCCACGCGATAGCCTCTGTCGGAATCCGAAGCCGTTCCGCTGGTGTCGAGGGTGATCAGCAGGCGCCTGGGCTGCGTGTCCAGTTGCTGGATGACGCTGCGTAGCTCTGCAATTTTTTCCGCTGGTGCGCTGACTATCAGCTGATTGCCGTAAACACTCGCCCGGCCTTCGCTGCCGAGCACCGACTGGGCCGTGGCCAGCACGTCATCGGCGGTCAGGTAGTCGAGCGCTATCACTTCCGTGGCTGCCTGCGCGGTAAAACTGATGCCGAGCAGAACAGTCAGGCAGAGCCGGCGAAAAGTCATAGCAGAAAGCTCCTCAGGTCGGGGTCGAGCACACTGCTGTCCCAGGCCTGATCGAACTGGGCCTGGCGCAGGCGGGTACGACCGGGATCATTGAACAAGGCGTAACCGGCATATTGGTCGATCTCGGGGCGCAGCAGCAAGCCGCGATCATCTGCCAGCAGAAATGCCACTTCTTCGGCCGGATAGTCCGGATGCAGCTTGCGGATATGCAGGTTGCTCGACAGGCGCCGGGACAGGGTGAGTAGCCGGTGGCCGTCCCTGACCGCTCTGCCACTGTCGCGGAGCAGGATGCGTAACCGGTTGTGCGGATGGCCGAGCAGAAAAGCCCTGCAGCTATCCTGAATCAGGTTGTGGTTGTACAGCCAGGGTTCCAGGTCGGGGGTGTACAGGCACAGGCTGCGGCGTGCCTGCTGGAGCATTGCCAGCATCAGGCAGCGCGCCTGTTCGGCGCTATTGAAACGCTGCAGTTCGGTGGTCTCGCCGAGGGTGAACGGGGCAGGCTCCCAGACCTGGAGCCTCGCCGGGCTGGTAGACGGGTTGTTGATGCTGAAGCGCCCCGGTGAGTCGAACTCGATGGGGGCCAATTCCGCATCGGGCTGATGGTCTGTATCCGGGCTGTCCTCGTTCATGCGGGCCTCGCTCAGTGACTATCGCGCACCATGTCGACATGCGGTATGCCGGCGTCCAGATATTCGCCGCTGACTACCTTGAAGCCTAGCCGTTCATAGAAAGGTGTGGCGTGAACCTGTGCGCTGAGCATCTGCCGCTTCAGGCCAATCCGTTCGGCTTCGGCGATCGCGCGGTGCAGGATGGCGTCGCCTACATGCAGGCCGCGCCAGTCCTTGAGCACCGAAACCCGGCCGATATGGCCGTCCGGCAACAGGCGTGCGGTGCCGATCGGGTAGTCGCCTTCGTAGGCCAGGAAGTGGATGGCATCTGCATCCTCGGCATCCCACTCAAGCTCCGGCGGCACCGATTGCTCGTTGATAAACACATTTTCACGTATCTGCCGCAATACGGCGTTGTCATCTTGCCAGCTGGCAATGCGTACATGAATCTCACTCATCAGCAAACTCCAGACTCCCTTGTCTGATCAGTTCAAGGATCAATTTAGCTGCCTCGTCATCCTTCAACCAGGCTGCAAGGTTTTCCAGGTGCAGTGCGTCGGCGGCACAAATGCTGCGTACCAGGTCGCGCAGGTTGCCGGGCAGCAGCCGGCTGTTGCCACTGGCAAACAGCAGGACATCTCCATCCACTTCAGACCAGGCCAGGCGGGCGCTGGGGTTGCGCACCAGCAGGGCGCCCTGGTGCAGCGCGTCAAGTAATTCGGCGTCATCGATGGCGCAGCCGCCGAGCCGTTCCGGGTAGCGGGGTTCGGTCATGAACTGGCCAAACCAGCTCAACAGCAGGCGGTCGTCACTCAGCTGCTCGGTGAGCATGCTTCTGAGGCGCTGTACGGCGTCCGGGCGGATCTGTTGAGGATCGCTGGCGGGCAGGGCGCCGGCATCGCTGTAGCGCTCCTCGTCGGTGAGGAACTGGGCAATGAAGTCGGTGTAGTGGGTCAGTACCTCGGCGGTACTCGGCGCGCGAAAGCCGATCGAGTAGGTCATGCAGTCGTTTTCTGCAGTGCCGTAGTGGGCCAGGCGTGGTGGCAGGTAAAGCATGTCGCCGGGCTCCAGCAGCCACTCCTCCTGCTGTTCGAATTCGGCGAGGATGCGCAGTTCCGCATGCTCCAGCAGCGGGCTGTCGGCATCACACATCTGGCCAATGCGCCAGCGGCGCTGGCCATGGCCCTGCAGCAGGAATACATCGTAGTTGTCGAAGTGCGGACCCACGCCGCCGCCGGGAGCAGCGAAGCTGATCATCACGTCGTCAATGCGCCAGCTGGGCAGGAAGCTGAATTGTTCGCGCAACTCGGCGACTTCCGGAATGAACTGATCGACTGCCTGCACCAGCAGGGTCCAGTCACGCTCGGGCAGATTCTGGTAGGTGTCCTCGGCAAAGGGGCCGCGGCGCAATTCCCAGGGTTGCTCGCCATGCTCGATGACCAGACGTGACTCGATTTCTTCTTCCAGTGACAGGCCGGCCAGCTCGTCGGGTGACAGCGGGCTCTCGAAGTCCGCAATGGCCTGGCGAATCAGCAAGGGTTTTTTCTGCCAGTAGTCACGCAGAAATTCGCGGGCAGTCAGGCCGCCTAGAAGTTGCAGGGGTGATTCAGCAGTCATTGATTTTGGTCTTCGGCAAAAGAAAACGCCCGACACGGCCGGGCGTGAGCGACAGCAGGTTATTCAGATGCGCCTGGCCTGGGCGACCGCGTTACCGATGTAGTTGGCGGGTGTCAGCTTGCGCAATTCGTCCTTGGCCTCGGCCGGCATGTCCAGACTATCGATGAAAGTCTGCAGTGCTTCCGGGCTGATGCCCTTGCCGCGGGTCAATTCCTTGAGTTTTTCGTAGGGGTTCTCGATGGCGTAGCGGCGCATCACGGTCTGGATCGGTTCGGCCAGCACTTCCCAGCAGGCATCCAGGTCGGCAGCAATGCGCGCTGCGTTGAGCTCCAGTTTGCCAATGCCCTTGAGGCTGGCTTCATAGGCGATGATGCTGTGGGCAAAGCCGACACCGAGGTTGCGCAGCACGGTGGAGTCGGTCAGGTCACGCTGCCAGCGCGAGATCGGCAGTTTGCTGGCCAGGTGCTGCAGGAGGGCGTTGGCGATACCCAGATTGCCTTCGGAGTTTTCGAAGTCGATCGGGTTGACCTTGTGCGGCATGGTCGATGAGCCGATCTCGCCGGCGATGGTCTTCTGCTTGAAGTAGCCCAGCGAGATGTAACCCCAGACATCGCGGTCGAAATCGATGAGGATGGTGTTGAAACGGGCTACCGCGTCAAACAGTTCGGCAATGTAGTCGTGGGGCTCGATCTGCGTGGTGTAGGGGTTGAAGCTCAGGCCCAGGTCAGCTTCGATAAACTCGCGGGCATTGGCTTCCCAGTCGATGTCCGGGTAGGCCGACAGGTGCGCGTTGTAGTTGCCCACGGCACCGTTGATCTTGCCCAGCAAGGGTACGGCGGCAACCTGGGCGATCTGCCGTTCCAGGCGATAGACCACGTTGGCCAGTTCCTTGCCCAGCGTGGTTGGCGAAGCCGGTTGACCGTGGGTGCGCGAGAGCATCGGCACATCGGCAAACTGTACCGCCAGGGCACGAATGGCGTCGGCAACCTGACGCATCAGTGGCAGCAGCACATCATCACGGCCTTCACGCAGCATCAGCGCGTGGGACAGGTTGTTGATGTCCTCGCTGGTACAGGCAAAGTGGATGAACTCGCTGACTGCGGCCAGTTCCGGCAGCTTGGCAGCCTGTTCCTTGAGCAGGTATTCCACGGCTTTGACGTCGTGGTTGGTGGTGCGCTCGATTTCCTTGATGCGTTCGGCATGCTCCAGCCGGAAGTTGTCCACCATCTCGTTGAGCAGGGCATTGGCGCTGGCAGAGAAAGGTGCCACTTCCGCAATGCCGGTGTGCGCAGCCAGGCGTTGCAGCCAGCGAACTTCTACCTGCACGCGGCAGCGGATCAGACCGTACTCGCTGAAGATCGGGCGCAATGCGCTGGTTTTGCCGGCGTAGCGGCCATCGACTGGTGAAACCGCGGTGAGCGAAGAAAGCTGCATGGAGGCGTTCTCGGGCAATCGGTGAAAAAAGGGCGCACATCATACATGAAACAGGCTGTTGACTGCGCGCTTTGCCGGTGCCGCTCAGGCTTTGCGTCGGGTAATCGACAACAGGCTGGCGGAGAAGATCAGCGCGGCGCCGATCAGGAAGGTCAGATCCGGCGTTTCGCCCCAGCGTAGCCAGGCAATGATGCCGGCGAAAACGATGGCCAGATAGGCAAAGGGACCGATCACTCCTGGTGGAGCCAGACCATAGGCCTTGGACATGACAATCTGACTGGTAGTGGCCAGCAGGCCGACCACCAGCAGCAAGCCGTATTCATGGGTATGCAGTGGCTGCCAGGACCAGCTCAGCGGAATGGCCGAGACCAGTGCGCTGAACAGCGAGAAATAAAACACGATGCGGTAGGCCGGCTCGGTATCGCTCATTTCCCGAATCGAGACAAAGGCGAACGCCGCCAGAATGCTGGCGGACAGGCCGACCAGTGCCTGACCCTCAAATAGCGTATGACCGGGTTTGGCCACCAGCAGCACACCAATCAGGCCAATGCCGGTGGTCAGCGCCATACGCTTGCTCAGGGGCTCCTTCAGCCACCACCAGGCGATAAGCGGGGTGAACACCGGCGCCGAGTAGGTAAACAGCATGGCATCGGCCAGCGGCAGGTGGGCGATGGCGTAGAAGAAGCAGTACATCGCTGCCAGGCCGTAGGTGGTACGCCACATATGCGACTTCAGGCGGCGGGTCTTGAGCGGTTGTACGCCTTTGAGCAACAGCAGTGGCAGGAAAAACAGCACGCCGACCAGATTGCGAAAAAACACCACCGATTCGTTATTGACCGTTGCCGAGGCTTCGCGAATCACCACGCCCATCAGCGAGAAAAGCAGCGCCGACAGGGCCAGATAAAGAGCGCCCTGAAGGGGCTTTACGCTGCGTATCGGCAGGTTCAAGGTGCGGAGCTGCGCAGGAGCGGTTGCAGTTCCCGAAGCAGTTTGTTGCGGCTCAACAACAGCTGCCAGCGATGACCGCCGAGTTGTCGCCACAGTCTTGCCGAGCGGATACCGGTCAGCAAAATAGCGCGGATTTTTGCCGCGTTGCCGGCTTGCTGGAGATAGCGCATTTCGCCCTGCACCTGGATGCGCAGACGGAAGGTGCTGATGGTGTCCTGATACAGCGCGCCGCAGGCGGCAATCACATTGTCATGGGCAATGCCGAAATGGCTGACCTGCTGTTCAATGCTGTCCAGACGCTTGCCGATGATTTCCAGTAGGTCGTCGCGTTTGGCCAGCTGCCGCTCGAGGGCGAGCAGGGCGAGGGCGTATTTCAGCGGCTCGCGTTGCAAATTGCCCGGGTTGCGCTCCAGGGCGTTGGCCAGGGCGCGATAACCTTCACGCAGATTCAGATCGTCGCCGCCATAGACCTGAAGTGTGCTGTCCGGATCGCGCACCAGCAGGGCGCCGAGCAGGCAGCTGATGGCGGGGGTGCTGGCCTGGCCGGTCTTGGCCAGCTTGTCGACCAGCGCTGCGGCCTGAAAAACGGCGGCCAGTGCGACTAATTGTTCCTGGGTCTGATTCATGCGCGGATTGCCCTGTTGACGGTTGCTTCAGCGCTCTCGATCACGCCGCCACCCAGGCAGATCTCGCCATTGTAGAAAACCACTGACTGGCCGGGTGTCACTGCGCGTTGCGGTTGCTCGAAGACGGCCCGATAACCGGTGGCGGTCTGCTCCAGTGTGCAGGCCTGATCCGCCTGGCGATAACGCACCTTCGCTGTGAGCCGCCGCGGCGTGTCCAGCTCCACAGGATTGACCCAGTAGATGTGCGAGGCCAGCAGGGCATCGGAAAACAGCCAGGGATGATCATTGCCCTGACCGACGACCAGCACATTGCGCTGCAGATCCTTGACCAGCACGTACCAGGGGTCGTCACCGGCGTCCTTCAGCCCGCCAATTCCCAGCCCCTGGCGCTGGCCGATGGTGTGGTACATCAGCCCGTGGTGACGGCCGATGACGGTGCCTTCGGTGGTTTCGATGTCACCTGGCTGGGCCGGCAGGTATTGCTTGAGGAAATCACTGAAACGTCGCTCGCCGATAAAGCAGATGCCGGTGGAGTCCTTCTTCTTGGCGGTGGCCAGGCCATATTTTTCCGCGATGGCGCGAACCTGCGGTTTTTCCAGTTCGCCGACCGGGAACAGCGTCTTGCCGATCTGCTCACCACCCACGGCATGCAGGAAGTAGCTCTGGTCCTTGTTCGGGTCCAGGCCCTTGAGCAGCTCGCTGCGGCCGTCGATGTCGCGGCGGCGTACATAGTGGCCGGTGGCAATCAGCTCGGCGCCCAGGTTCAGCGCATAGTCGAGGAAGGCCTTGAACTTGATTTCGCGGTTGCACAGGATGTCCGGATTGGGTGTGCGGCCAGCCTTGTATTCAGCGAGAAAGTGCTCGAAGACGTTATCCCAGTACTCGGCCGCGAAGTTGGCGGTGTGTAGCGGGATGCCGATGCTGTCACAGACTGCTTGTGCATCGGCCAGGTCGGCCATGGCGGTGCAATATTCGGTGCCGTCGTCTTCCTCCCAGTTCTTCATGAACAGGCCTTCCACCTGATAGCCCTGTTCCAGCAGGAGCAGGGCGGAAACCGACGAATCGACACCGCCGGACATGCCGACAATCACGCGGGGTTTGTTTTTGCTGGGGGTGAGGCTGGTCATGGCGGCTGGAAGTTACGGCAAAAGGGCGCTGATTCTAACAGGCGTGAACGGGCTGGGGTGAATCAGCTGCGTGGGCGGATCAGCTTCAGCGGGAACAGTTCACCTTGCAGGTAGTCGTCTATGCAGCGCAGAACCAGCTCGCTGCGCCAGCGTTCGGGTTGGCTGGCCAGTTCATCGCGGGTCAGCCAGCGCGGGCCGATAATGCCTTCATCCAGCGGACTGTCGGCTCTTTGGCGCAGGGCTCTGCCGGCAAAACACACGCGCTGGTAGGTCACGCCGTTGCTCGGCGCGGTATACAGGTAGATGCCGATCACTGCAGTCAATTCGACTTCCCAGCCGGTTTCTTCCAGGGTTTCGCGCAGGGCGGCTTCGCTCAGGCTCTCATCGGCGTCCAGATGCCCGGCGGGCTGGTTGAAGACCGCGCGGCCTTCAGCCATTTCCTCGACCAGCAGAAAGCGCCCTTGATCTTCGATGACCGTGGCGACGGTGATGTGTGGCTGCCAATCCATAAATTTTCCCTTGCGGTTCAAGGAGCAAGAATAACCGGAGTATCCGCTTGCGGGTCAGACTGAAAGCACAAACCCCGACGCAGAGGCCGGGGTTTGTGCTGGTGCAGCGTTTGAAGTCGCTGATCAGGCGATCAAGCCAGCGCAGCCAGAGCGTTGTTGAAGGTAGCGCTCGGGCGCATGACCTGGCTGGTCAGTTGCGGGTCGGCGTGATAGTAGCCGCCGATATCGACCGGCTTGCCCTGCACGGCCGAGAGCTCGGCGACGATCGTCGCTTCGTTGTCGCTCAGTGCCTTGGCCAACGGCGCGAAATGCGCCTGCAGTTCGGGATCTTCGCTCTGCGCCGCCAGTTCCTGTGCCCAGTACAGGGCCAGGTAGAAGTGGCTGCCGCGATTATCCAGCTCGCCGGTTTTGCGTGATGGCGACTTGTCGTTGTCCAGCAGTTTGCCGGTTGCCTTGTCCAGGGTTTTGCCCAGCAGGGTGGCTTTGGCGTTTTTGGTCTTGATACCGGTGTCTTCCAGCGAGACAGCCAGTGCCAGGAACTCGCCGAGCGAATCCCAGCGCAGGTGATTTTCTTCCAGCACTTGCTGCACGTGCTTGGGTGCCGAGCCGCCTGCGCCGGTTTCGTACATGCCGCCACCGGCCATCAGCGGCACGATGGAGAGCATCTTCGCCGAGGTGCCCAGCTCCATGATC of Pseudomonas pohangensis contains these proteins:
- a CDS encoding NUDIX hydrolase gives rise to the protein MDWQPHITVATVIEDQGRFLLVEEMAEGRAVFNQPAGHLDADESLSEAALRETLEETGWEVELTAVIGIYLYTAPSNGVTYQRVCFAGRALRQRADSPLDEGIIGPRWLTRDELASQPERWRSELVLRCIDDYLQGELFPLKLIRPRS
- the mnmA gene encoding tRNA 2-thiouridine(34) synthase MnmA, whose amino-acid sequence is MTSLTPSKNKPRVIVGMSGGVDSSVSALLLLEQGYQVEGLFMKNWEEDDGTEYCTAMADLADAQAVCDSIGIPLHTANFAAEYWDNVFEHFLAEYKAGRTPNPDILCNREIKFKAFLDYALNLGAELIATGHYVRRRDIDGRSELLKGLDPNKDQSYFLHAVGGEQIGKTLFPVGELEKPQVRAIAEKYGLATAKKKDSTGICFIGERRFSDFLKQYLPAQPGDIETTEGTVIGRHHGLMYHTIGQRQGLGIGGLKDAGDDPWYVLVKDLQRNVLVVGQGNDHPWLFSDALLASHIYWVNPVELDTPRRLTAKVRYRQADQACTLEQTATGYRAVFEQPQRAVTPGQSVVFYNGEICLGGGVIESAEATVNRAIRA